TACGCAAAAAACGGTTGACGGCCCTTCCATGAAAGACTGGCGTGGTGGTCGTGGGATTTTGGAAAACATCATTCCATCTTCCACGGGTGCAGCGAAAGCGGTTGGCGTGGTATTGCCAGAGCTGAAAGGCAAACTGACGGGCATGGCGTTCCGCGTGCCAACGTCTGACGTTTCCGTGGTTGACCTGACGGTTGAGCTGAACACAGAAGCGACTTACGCTGACATTTGTGCCGCCATGAAAGCCGCCGCTACCACGGGCGAGATGAGCAGAACACTGGGCTACACCGATGAGAAAGTGGTTTCCACTGACTTCCGTGGCGTGGCGTTCTCTTCTGTGTTTGATGCTGAAGCGGGTATTGCGCTGGATGGCACTTTCGTGAAAGTCGTGGCTTGGTACGACAACGAATACGGCTATACCGCGAACATGCTGCGCTTTGTCGAGCACGTCGCCGCGAACTAAAGTTCAAACGGTGGGTGAGGAATGCCTCGCCCGCCTTCCCAGATCAATCACATAAATCACCCGCGCTTTATTTGACTGATTTGATTTCTGCAAGGAGTTCCACCACATGGCTTTCATCAAAATGACCGATCTGGATTTGCAAGGCAAACGTGTCCTTATCCGTTCCGACCTGAATGTCCCTGTCAGTGACGGCAAAGTGACTTCCGACGCCCGCATTACGGCATCCATGGCGACTATTCAATTCGCGCTGGAGGCGGGTGCAAAAGTCATGGTCACTTCCCACTTGGGACGTCCGACCGAAGGCGAATGGTCTGAAGCGGTTTCCCTGAAACCGATTGCGGACAATATCGCGGCACGCTTAGGCAAAGACGTTCGCTTGGTTAAAGACTGGGTTGACGGTGGGTTTGACGTGGCTGAAGGCGAATTGGTGGTGCTGGAAAACTGCCGCGTGAACAAAGGCGAAAAGAAAAACGTTGAAGAAACTGCCAAGAAATACGCCGCGCTGTGCGACATATTTGTCATGGATGCCTTTGGTACCGCTCACCGTGCCGAAGCTTCGACTTATGGCGTCGGTATGTTTGCGCCGGTTGCAGCGGCTGGCATCTTGCTGACCGAAGAATTGATCGCACTGGATAAAGCACTGGCAAACCCCGCTCGCCCCATGGTCGCCATCGTCGGCGGCTCCAAAGTTTCCACCAAGCTGACCGTGCTAGAAGCCTTGTCGGAAAAATGCGAACAGTTGGTGGTCGGCGGCGGCATTGCGAATACCTTCTTGAAAGCGACCGGCCACAACGTTGGCAAATCTTTGTGTGAAGACGATTTGGTCGACACGGCCAATGCGCTGATTGGCAAAATGACGGCACGTGGCGCTACCATCCCCATTGCAACGGATGTGGTGTGCGGCAAGAAATTCGATCCAGCCGAACCCGCCGTATTGAAAGATGCAAAAGACGTGGCTGATGACGATATGATTTTTGACATCGGTCCTAAATCGGCACAAGAGTTGGTCGACATTATTATGAGCGCTGGCACCGTAGTGTGGAACGGCCCGGTTGGTGTATTTGAGTTTGATCAATTCGGTGAAGGCACTAAAGCGGTTTCATTGGCAATGGCGGAAACCAACGCCTTCACACTGGCAGGCGGTGGCGATACCATCGCAGCGATTCAGAAGTACGATATTTACGACAAAATTTCTTACATCTCCACTGCGGGCGGCGCTTTCCTCGAATACCTCGAAGGCAAAGTGCTCCCGGCGGTAGCGATGTTGGAAAAACGCGCCGAAGGTTAAGCGCTTGATGTTGGGGGTGAAAAATATTTCACCCCAACAATCCCACACAAATGACATAAAACAAGCATAAACTAAGCACTTTACAGCACACAGTTAATAGGTAATCCATTGAGAAGGACAAAAATTGTAGCGACTATGGGGCCTGCTACCGACACACCGGAGGCGATTGAAGCCATTATCCGGGCGGGCGTAGACGTAGTGCGGATGAATTTCTCGCACGGAACCCATGCAGAACACGCGGCACGTGCGGCTTTGGTGCGTGAATTAGCGCACAAAGCGGGACGCATTGTCGGCATTCTCGGCGATTTACAAGGGCCTAAATTACGCATTTCACGCTTTAAAGACGGCAAAATCACCCTGACAGCGGGCGATACCTTTATTTTGGATGCCGACCTTGCCAGCGATGCCGGAACGCAAGAGCGCGTCGGCCTTGGTTACAAGGAATTGGTCAATGACGTGAGCGCCGGAGACGAACTCTGGTTGGATGACGGGCGGATTGTGTTGGAAATTACCGAAGTGCGTGGGCAGGAAATTCATACCCGCGCCATCAACGGCGGTATTCTTTCTAATAACAAAGGCTTGAACCGGCGCGGCGGCGGTTTGAGTGCCGAAGCTTTGACCGAAAAAGACAAGGAAGACATCCTGGCTGCTGCCAGTATTGGGGTGGATTTCTTGGCGGTGTCATTCCCGCGTTCTGCCGATGATATTCACGAAGCGCGGCGCTTGGCGTTGGAGGCGGGTTGCAACGCGGCTATCGTCGCCAAAATGGAACGCGCTGAGACCATGCAGGAAGTCATTCGCGACGAAATTATTCTGGCATCCGATGTGATTATGATTGCGCGTGGTGATTTGGGCGTGGAAATCGGTGACGCTAAGTTACCAGCCGCGCAAAAATGCCTGATTAGCCGGGCGCGTACCCTGAATCGTGCGGTAATTACCGCGACCCAGATGATGGAAACCATGACCGAAAACCCGATCCCGACGCGGGCGGAAGTGTTCGACGTGGCAAACGCGGTGATGGACGGTACCGATGCGGTCATGCTCTCCGGTGAAACCGCGACCGGCAAGCACCCGGCACTGGTCGTGAAAACGATGGCGGTCATTTGTGCGGAAGCGGAAAATTCGCTGGAAACGCGCCGCTCTGGGCATCGCCTGGAAGACCGTTTCGAGCGCATCGACGAAGGCATCGCAATGGCAACCATGTACACCGCCAATCATATGGGGGTTAGCGCCATTGCCACCTTGACTGAATCGGGTGCTACGCCGTTGTGGATGTCACGAATCCGTTCGGGCATTCCGATTTACGCGCTGACTTCCAGCGATGATGCGGCACGCCGTGTCAGCATGTATCGCGGGGTTTACCCGGTGAAATTGCACGAGCCATTGAAAGATCCGAAAATCGCTAACCGTCAAGCGGTCGAATTGATGATCGAAGAGGGCATCGTGAAAAACGGTGATCTGGTCATTATCACCAAGGGCGATTTGATGGGCGCGAAAGGCGGCACTAACCAGCTCAAGATTCTGCGTGTCGGTGAACACCAGAACGGCTGAAGCGCATACACATTAATAGTTTAGATAACATTTTGAGGAGAACAACATGGCTTTGATTTCTTTGCGTCAATTACTGGATCACGCAGCCGAGCATGGCTACGGGATGCCAGCGTTCAACGTCAACAACATGGAGCAAATCCACGCCATCATGCAAGCGGCTGATGCGTGCAACTCCCCGGTTATTCTGCAAGGTTCTGCGGGTGCGCGTTCTTATGCGGGCGAACCGTTCCTGCGTCATTTGGTGCTGGCTGCGGTCGAAATGTACCCGCATATCCCGGTGGTTATGCACCAAGACCACGGTGCTGAACCGGCGGTTTGCTTCCGTTCCATCCAATCCGGCTTCTCATCCGTGATGATGGATGGCTCGTTGATGGCGGATGCGAAAACCCCGTCTACTTACGAATACAACGTTGAAACGACACGTAAAGTGGTTGAATTGGCACACGCTTGCGGCGTTTCTGTGGAAGGCGAATTGGGTTGCTTGGGTTCACTCGAAACCGGCATGATGGGCGAAGAAGACGGTCACGGCGCAGATGGCGTATTGGATCATTCCATGCTGTTGACTGACCCGGAAGAAGCGGCTGACTTTGTAATCAAGACGGGCGTTGATGCGCTGGCAATTGCGATCGGCACGTCACACGGTGCCTACAAGTTCACCAAGAAACCTACCGGCAATGTATTGCGTATTGACCGCGTGAAAGAAATTCACGCTCGCATCCCAACCGTTCACTTGGTTATGCACGGCTCTTCTTCTGTACCGGAAGATTGGCTCGAAATCATCAATAACTACGGCGGCGACATGGGTCAAACCTACGGCGTACCCGTTGAAGAAATCGTCGAAGGCATCAAGCACGGCGTGCGTAAAGTCAATATCGACACCGACCTGCGCATGGCTTCAACAGGTGCTGTTCGTAAGCATTTGTTTGAAAACAAGGCTAACTTTGACCCGCGCAAATTCTTAAAAGAATCCACTGCGGCGATGAAAGGCATTTGCCAAGCACGTTTTGAAGCGTTCGGTTCAGCAGGCATGGCTGATAAAATCAAGCCAATTTCGCTGGAAACCATGTTCGGCATGTACAAAGCGGGCAAGCTTGACCCGAAAGTGTCGTAACGCTTAGCGTTAAAAAGGGAGCTTCGGCTCCCTTTTTTAGTTTAGCGCCGCTAGATTGACGGCTTATAACAAATAAAATGCAAGGAGGATTAATTAATGACCAATACAATCTTTGCTAAGACTCCCAAGGGCGTCGAGGAAGTTGAAACCAAAGCCAACGGTTTATCCAGAATAGAGCGCTCGGTATTGATTTACGTCGACGGTAAGCGCGGCATAGCAGAATTGAAAACGTTGCCGCGAGTGGATGACTTAGCCAGCATACTGGGTTTTTTAGCGACGGGCGGTTACATTGCCCCGCTTAACAATGCTACCGCTGATGTTGTTACGACACATGATGCTTCGCCCGTTGCCGCCACAGATTCCAGCTTGTTCCGCGAATTACCAGCAAGCACTGACCCTGCTAAATTCAATATGGCAAAAAACTTTATGATGAACAGCCTAAATGCTTTCAAGGGTGCTTATGGCGCGACCAATTTGGTACGGAATATTGATCGTTGCCAAACTCATGCCGAATTACGTGCTTTATTTGAGCAGTGGTACGAAGAAATTGCCAATACACGGCAAGGTCAAAAGCAGGGTAAGGCTTTACGCGAAAAATTACTGGCGGTCATCTAATGCGCAATGCCGCCAGCGACTTTTTAGTTGCTAAAGGGATAGTCGGTATACCCCACCGCGAAATCTGGATTGCCCAGCGGGTAGAAGGTATCAAAGTTAGGCGGATTCAGTGGCAAGTTTTCCTGCAAACGGCGTGGTAAGTCGGGGTTGGCAATAAAAGTCTTACCAAACGCCACGGCGTCGGCATGACCGGCATCCAATACCTGTTGTGCCGTTTGCGCATCGAAGTTTTCATTGGCGATGAAAAATCCCCCGAAGGCTTGTTTGATTGCGGGGCTAATGCTGTCAGTGCCCACGGCTTCGCGGGTGAAAATAAACGCGACATTGCGTTTGCCCAGTTCTTGCGCTACGTAGGTGAAGGTTTCCAGCGGGTTAGAATCGCCCATGGTGTGCGCATCGCCACGCGGTGCAAGGTGCACGCCGACTCGCGCAGCACCCCACACGTCAAGCACGGCATCGGTCACTTCGAGCAGCAAACGCGCGCGATTTTCCAGCGTTCCACCGTAAGCATCGGTGCGTTGATTGGTGCTGTCTTGCAGGAATTGGTCGAGTAAATAGCCATTCGCCCCGTGGACTTCCACCCCGTCAAAGCCTGCCAGTTGCGCGTTTTCTGCGCCCAAACGGTAAGCGCTGACAATGCCCGGAATTTCATCTGTTTCCAAAGCACGTGGCACTTCGTAGGCTTTTTCGGGACGCACCAAACTCACGTGGCCTTGCGCTGCAATCGCGCTGGGGGCAACTCGCCATTCAAATAGCTGGAGTCAGAAATGCGCCCAACGTGCCACAGTTGCAGGAAAATTAGCCCGCCCACTTGATGTACCGCATCGGTGATGAGTTTCCAGCCTGCGACTTGTTCCGGCGACCAAATGCCCGGTGTATCGGGGTAGCCCACGCCCATCGGCGTCACCGAGGTGGCTTCGGTTAAAATCAAGCCAGCGCTGGCGCGTTGTTGGTAATATTGTGCCATGAGTGCATTCGGCACACGTCCGCTACTGGCACGGCAGCGGGTCAACGGTGCCATGATAATGCGGTTGCGCAAGGTAAGGTCGCCCAATTGAGCGGAGTCAAATAAAGTGGTCATTGCAATCGGTTCCTGTTAGCGGTGGTTATTTGAATACCACGGTTTTATTGCCATCCATAAACACGCGCCGCTCAATGTGTAAGCGCACGGCTTTGGCGAGGGCACTGTTTTCGAGGTCGCGCCCCAAGGCAGCGAGGGCTTCGGGTTGGTAGGTGTGATCCACGCGCTCTACCGATTGCTCAATAATCGGGCCTTCATCCAAGTCGGAGGTAACGTAATGTGCGGTAGCGCCAATCAGTTTTACGCCACGGTCGTAGGCTTGGTGGTAAGGGCGTGCGCCTTTGAATCCGGGTAGAAATGAGTGGTGAATATTGATGCACATACCCGCCAATTTCCGGCAAGTGTCGTCCGAAAGAATTTGCATGTAACGCGCCAGCACCACCAATTCGGCTTGGGTATCGGCGACAATTTCCAACATCCGCGCTTCTTGTTCGGCTTTATTGGTTTTGTCGACGGGCAGGCACACAAAGCGGATGCCTTCGCGTTCCACCAAAGAACGTAACTCCATGTGATTGGACACCACGCAGACGACGTTCATATTCAAATCGCCTTTGTGCTTGCGGTACAGCAAATCCACCAAACAATGATCCGCCTTGGAGACCATGAGCACCACGCGGGTGGCGCGGGTGGCATTGGTGATGCCCCATTGCATCTCAAAATTGTCAGCAATTTTGGCAAATTGCGTGCGCAATGCTTCGATCGCAGGCGATAACTGGCTGTCACGGCGCAACATAATCCGGCAGAAAAACTTCTGGGTCATTTCGTCATCGTATTGCGCCATTTCGGTAATGTAGCACTGGGATTCCGCCAGAAAGCCGGTGACAGCAGCGACAATGCCGGTTTTGGCGGGACAGGTGACGGTGAGAATGTAATGGGCTTCGGTTGGCATAACGTCTTAATTTTTTTGGTAAAGCAAATCCCAAACGCCATGCCCCAATTTTAATCCACGGTTTTCAAATTTGGTCAGGGGGCGCGTGTCTGGGCGGGTTGAATAAGGCGGCGTAGGCGCAAGATTAAGGAAGTCTGGGCTGGTTTGCATCACTTCCGCCATGTGTGCGGCGTAATGTTCCCAATCAGTCGCCATGTGAAATACGCCGCCCGTTTGCAGGCGTGCGGCTAATAAGCTCACAAACGGTAATTGCACAATACGGCGTTTGTGGTGCTTTTTTTTGTGCCAAGGGTCGGGGAAAAACAGTTGTACCCGATCCAGCGACTGCGCGGGGATGCGCTGTTGCAGGATTTCAACCGCATCGGTGTTCATCACCCGCACATTTTGCAAGCCTTGTTCGCCGATCAGTTTGAGCAAATGCCCGACACCGGGGGTGTGAACTTCAATACCGATGAAATCACGCTCCGGCGCAGCGACAGCCATTTGCGCCAATGAAGCGCCGTTGCCAAAGCCGATTTCCAGCGTTACCGGAGCAACCCGTTCGAATAGCGCGGGGATGTTAAGCGGCGTATTGCCGGGTTCAATACCAAAAACCGGCCACAAGTCAACTAGCGCTTCTTCCTGCGCTTTCGTGACGCGACTTTGCCGTAACACAAAACTTTTGATGGCTCGCGGGTGTGCGGCTGTTATTTCCATAATACTGCTAAAATCTTAAAAGAACGTGCCTTCCAGCGGGGAGGAGGCAGAGGCGTAACGTTTACGTGGCATCCGCCCCGCAAGGAAGGCTTCGCGTCCCGCTTCGATGGCTTTTTTCATGGCAGATGCCATCAATACGGGGTTTTTCGCACCCGCAATGGCGGTGTTCATGAGCACGCCATGACAGCCCATTTCCATCGCAATTGCCGCGTCGGACGCGGTGCCAACGCCTGCATCGACAATGATGGGAACCTTGGCATTTTCAATGATTTCAAGGATATTGTACGGGTTGCGAATGCCTAAGCCGGAGCCAATCGGTGCTGCTAACGGCATGACAGCCACACAGCCGATTTCTTCCAATTGACGCGCAATCAGCGGGTCATCGCTGGTGTATACCATGACATCAAAGCCATCTTTTACCAGAATTTCAGCGGCTTTCAGGGTTTGAATCGTGTCAGGGTAAAGGGTTTTGGCATCGCCCAGCACTTCCAGTTTGACCAACTTGTGACCATCCAGCAATTCACGCGCTAGGCGGCAAGTGCGCACGGCATCCTCCACGTTGTAACAGCCTGCGGTATTCGGCAGCAGGGTGTATTTACTCAGCGGAATCACGTCCAGTAAATTGGGTTCGTCTTTGTTCTGACCGATGTTGGTGCGGCGAATCGCGACGGTAATAATTTGCGCACCGCTGGCTTCGGTAGCGGCTTGGGTTTCTGCTAAGTCTTTGTATTTGCCAGTGCCAACCAACAGGCGTGAGGAATATTCCTTGCCTGCAATGGTGAGGGTGTCGTGTTGCATGATGAATTCCTTCTATTAACCGCCACCGATGGCGTGGACGATTTCAACCGTATCATGGGGTTGCAATACCAAGCTGTCAAATTGACTACGCGGCACCAGTGTTTGATTGATTTCGAGGGCGAGGCGTTTGCCTTGTAAGTCTAAAATCACCAACAACTGTGCCGCTGTCGTGCCTTCCGCCACGAGGTGCGGTGTGCCATTCACGAGTATTTCCATGCTTAGTACGCTCCCGCCGGGCGGTGGCCTTTGGGGAGTTCTTCCAGCAATAAGGATTTGCCTTGCATCCCGTCGGGTTTGGGCAGCCCCATCAAGTGCAATACCGTCGGCGCAAGATTGCTCAAGCCGCCTTCGGTGGAGAGCCGCCAGTTGGATTTGTCCATAATCAGGCAGGGCACGGGGTAAACGGTGTGCTGGGTATTGGGTTCGCCGCTGAGCGGGTCGATGTATTCGTCGCAGTTGCCGTGGTCAGCCGTCAAAATCACCGAGTAATCGTGAGCCACTGCGCTGTCTAACAAACGCCCGACTTCACGATCCAGCGCTTCCACGGCTTTAATCACCGCACCGGGGACGGCGGTGTGACCTACCATGTCACCGTTGGCGAAATTCACCACGATGAAGCAATATTTATCCTGCTCCAGTGCACTGATAATGGTGTCAGCCACCTCTTTCGCGCTCATTTCCGGCTGTTCGTCGTAAGTTTCTACCTTGGGCGAGGGGATGACGATACGGTCTTCGCCCGCGTAAGTGCGTTCACGCCCGCCGTTGAAGAAGAAGGTGACGTGGGCGTACTTTTCGGTTTCCGCACAATGCAGTTGTTTCAAGCCCGCTAAGCTAATGGTTTGCGCCAAGTTGGTGGCGGGGCGTTCCGGCGAAAAGATCACGGGAGCCAGCAGGCGTTTGTCGTATTCCGTCATGGTGGTGAGCGAGACTGGCTCGAAATCACCCCGGTCAAAATCGGCAAAGTCCGGGTCAGCCAAGGCTTTGGCGGTTTGGCGCGGGCGGTCATTGCGGAAGTTGAAAAACAGCACGGTGTCATTGCTTTGGATTAACTCAGCACCCGGCATAATGCGCGGCTTGATGAATTCGTCGGTTTCGCCAGCGGCATACGCATCATCGACTGCTTGCAAGGCGCTGCTGGCGGGTGTGCCGATGCCGCGTACCATCGCATCCCACGCCAGTTTGGTGCGTTCCCAGCGGTTATCCCGATCCATCGCGTAAAAGCGCCCGGTGACGGTGGCAATTTCACCGCCGGTCATGTCCATGACGTTCTGGATTTGCTGGATAAATTGCTTGGCAATTTTAGGTGCGGTATCGCGCCCGTCGGTAATCACGTGCAGTACGGGTTTGACATTGTGTTCCATGCAGGCTTTCAGCAGGGCGACAATGTGCGTCATGTGGCTGTGTACGCCGCCGTCCGATACCAAGCCCAGTAAGTGCAGCGGGCGTTTGTCGGCTTTGGCACTTTCCAGCGCATTCAGCAGGGAATGGTTTTTGTAGAAGCTGCCGTCTTCGATCGCGTCTTCGATCCGCACCAAATCTTGGCGCAAAATCGTGCCACAGCCAATGGTCATGTGCCCGACTTCGGAGTTGCCCATTTGCCCATCCGGTAGCCCGACTGCCCGCCCGGAGGCTTGCAAGGTAGTGTGCGGGTAGCTACCGAAATAGCGGTCAAAATTCGGGGTATCGGCTTCGTGTACCGCGTTAAAGCGTTTGCTGGGGTTAACGCCTACGCCATCCAAAATCACCAGAATGGTTTTGCGGCGCGGCACGTTGGGGTGTTTTGATTTCATGGCTTGTTCCCATCGTACAGTCTGTCGTGAAGTTAAGTATTGTAACAGGTAATCCGTTGGTTTGGCTTGCGGATTGGGTTTGCAAAAAAGTCCGAATGCGTCAATGAACTGTCACGAAATAGGTTAATCATAGCAATAACAACAACTTTTATTACAAGGGGCGATCTCATGAAAATACAATTGGTTGGATTTCGACGCGCTTTCGGGGGCGTTTATTGGGGCTTGGTAGCATGATGGTCGTCGGAATGTTGGTGATAGTGGCCATGTTGTACCCATTGAGTACTGAAGCGTTGACGGCATTGTATTTCCCCAACAGTAATACCAATGTTGCGCAGGTATTGGCGGCAATGTTGGCGTCTTCTTCGTTAAATTTGTGGGTGCAAGCCGGTGTCATTGCGGTCGTGGTAATGGCCTTTTTTTATGCCACGCCCTTGATTTTGTTTGAAGATCAAACACCGTTAGACGCGGTTTCCACCAGTTTGCTGGCGTGCTTGAAAAATATTGTGCCGCTAACCACGTTTGCGCTGCTGGTGATAGTGCTAGGCGTGTTAGCGTCGTTTGCGTTTGGGTTGGGCTACTTGGTATTGATTCCGGTGGTCACGGCAGCCAGCTATGCCAGCTTCCGTGACGTGTTCGACCCGGTTAAACCGTGTGACGCCAATACCTTGCTGAATGCGCACTCAGTTTGATTTGCCGTCTTCTTCCTGTTGACGGAAGTTGTCTTCCATGCGTTTGAATTCGGCATCCATGCGTTCCAGTTCAGCTTCCATTTCTGCATCGGTCAGTGGGCGGAAGGCTTCGTCATCGGTGGATTGCACCGGCACGGTTTCCTCGAAAATGTGTTGATCATCTTCCCAAGCAGTGGTCGTTGCCGCTGCCCTGGCAACGGTTGCGGCGCCAGTAGCAACAGGTAAGTCATCCTTATGAATGGTTTGTGCCGTATCGTGTTCCGCTTTGTCTACTTTGAAACGCTCAATGTGTTTGCCAAATACCCGGCTTAACAGCAAACCTAGCTCGAACAATAGCCAGATAGGTATAGCCATAAGGATTTGTGAAACGACATCGGGCGGGGTTAAGAACATGGCAATCACAAAGGCGCCAACAATAATGTAAGGCCGCGCTCTGGTCAGGGTTTCGACACTAACCACACCCATGCCGATTAGTAGAATGGTAGCGACAGGCGTTTCAAAGCTCAACCCAAAGGCAAGAAACATGGCGACGGTGAAATCTAAATAAGCCGCAATATCGGGTGTCGGGTTCACATTGCTCGGTGCAAAAGCCACCGCTGCTTTGGAAATCATCGGAATAACAAGAAAATAGGCGAATGCCATCCCAACATAAAACAATCCAACACTGGATAGCAGTAAGGGCGTGACCAAACGCTTTTCATGTTGGTACAAACCGGGGGCGATAAATCCCCATATCTGATAAAAGGTGTAAGGCAATGTCAATAAAAATGCGACCATCAACGCCAGTTTGAAGGGAATCAAAAAGGGAGAAGCTACCCCAATCGCAATTAATTTCTCGCCTTCAGGCAAGTAGCGCATCAAAGGGTCAGAAAGCCAGTTGTATAAATCCTGCACGAACGGCGAAAGCAGAATAAATACCGCGACGATGGCGATCACGATGCGTAACAAACGGTCACGCAATTCAATCAAGTGTTCCAGAAAAGCTTTGAACCCAGCCTCTTGAGGCGTGCCATTAGAGGGGTTTGTCATGCTGCTCCAGTTCCTTGCGTACCGAATCGGTTTTTTCTTGCATCATGGCACGCATGTTGCGTATTTCTTCTTCTTGCTTGTAAAACATGTTGCGCAATTCTTCGGTTTGCAATTCGCGGTCAACGTCTGCCCGCGCTTTAGCAATAAAACGGCGAATTCTTCCCACCCATTGGCCAATGGTGCGGGCAACTGTGGGCAGGCGTTCCGGCCCGATTACCAGCAAGGCAACCACGCCGATCACCAGCATTTCGAGAAAACTGCTTTCAAACATGGGTTATCCAGCTCTTAGACTTTGTCTTTTTCTTTGGCTTCTGAATCAATGACCCGACCCGCTTGGTCTTGGTGCGGGACTTGTGTTGAGGCTGGTTGCTCGGCTTTGGGGGTTTCGGTTTCATCACCGTCTTTCACGGCTTTTCTGAAGTTTTTGAACGCTTCGCCGAGATCGCCGCCCATGTTGCGCAATTTTTTAGTGCCAAACAGTAAAATGACAATGACTAGGACGAGAATCAGTTGTAGGGGGCTAAAGTGCATGGTTATTTTATCCTTCCAGTTTGCAGTTATGAGGGACGGCTGGCTTTTTCGACCAGACCGGAGACGCCAGAGCGTCGGGCTAATTCTGCCAGCACCGCATCAGGGTGTAAGCCCTGTTGTGCCAGTAATACCAAGGTATGAAACCATAAATCCGCGATTTCATACACAATTTTATCTTTCTCACCGTCTTTTGCCGCCATCACGGTTTCGGTGGCTTCTTCGCCGATCTTTTTGAGGATCGCATCCAGCCCCTTGGCGTAGAGTTTGGCAACATAAGAACTGTCTGGCTCTGCCTGTTTGCGGCTTTCCAGCACCTCGGCGAGTTGTGCAAGTACGTTATCATTCATCATGGGGCTGGAGTATACCTAATTCAATTGGTGTGCGGCGACTGGTGAAGCGGTTTCGGTAATGTTTGGTAACAAAGCGGTCATTTTCCAGTCGGATTGTTGCGCCGCATCGTCCAATAATTTGCACAGCAAGTGCAATAGCTCGTTGCTCAAGTTGAGATCGACACCTTTGTCGTGGTTATCTTTGAAGGCAATTTGCAACGCGCCGTTCTCTTTGTGCCGAAAGCCTGCTTTTACCACCAGTAACGGGTCTGTGCCCAGTGGCAAATGGTCAGCGTCACGAAACGGGTTGTTGAACGCGGCTTTGCTTTGCGCCCGTTCGTGTTCAAACGCGACAATCGCTTGGCGGGAACTGTAATCGCTGTGCTGTTTAACCGCAGGCGACGACATTAAGGCGTCCTGTAACACCGGCCAGAGACGCATGAGAAAGCGCCGCGTTAGCCAGAAGCGAAATTCTTCACTCGCCACGGTATTGATGCGCATCAGGATGCGGTCTTCTTCCTGAATATAGCGAATTTGGATTTGCGCCGGTGCTGCTGCCATCAGATTCACAGCCTCATCTCGATGCCTTGGGCTGCCATGTAGCGTTTGGCATCGCCCACGGTGTATTCACCAAAGTGGAAAATACTCGCAGCAAGTACCGCATCTGCCCCGCCTTTGAGTACGCCATCGGCTAAATGTTGCAAATTGCCCACCCCACCGGAAGCGATCAGC
The DNA window shown above is from Candidatus Thiothrix sulfatifontis and carries:
- the gpmI gene encoding 2,3-bisphosphoglycerate-independent phosphoglycerate mutase, which gives rise to MKSKHPNVPRRKTILVILDGVGVNPSKRFNAVHEADTPNFDRYFGSYPHTTLQASGRAVGLPDGQMGNSEVGHMTIGCGTILRQDLVRIEDAIEDGSFYKNHSLLNALESAKADKRPLHLLGLVSDGGVHSHMTHIVALLKACMEHNVKPVLHVITDGRDTAPKIAKQFIQQIQNVMDMTGGEIATVTGRFYAMDRDNRWERTKLAWDAMVRGIGTPASSALQAVDDAYAAGETDEFIKPRIMPGAELIQSNDTVLFFNFRNDRPRQTAKALADPDFADFDRGDFEPVSLTTMTEYDKRLLAPVIFSPERPATNLAQTISLAGLKQLHCAETEKYAHVTFFFNGGRERTYAGEDRIVIPSPKVETYDEQPEMSAKEVADTIISALEQDKYCFIVVNFANGDMVGHTAVPGAVIKAVEALDREVGRLLDSAVAHDYSVILTADHGNCDEYIDPLSGEPNTQHTVYPVPCLIMDKSNWRLSTEGGLSNLAPTVLHLMGLPKPDGMQGKSLLLEELPKGHRPAGAY
- the tatB gene encoding Sec-independent protein translocase protein TatB produces the protein MFESSFLEMLVIGVVALLVIGPERLPTVARTIGQWVGRIRRFIAKARADVDRELQTEELRNMFYKQEEEIRNMRAMMQEKTDSVRKELEQHDKPL
- a CDS encoding phosphoribosyl-ATP diphosphatase — encoded protein: MNDNVLAQLAEVLESRKQAEPDSSYVAKLYAKGLDAILKKIGEEATETVMAAKDGEKDKIVYEIADLWFHTLVLLAQQGLHPDAVLAELARRSGVSGLVEKASRPS
- the thiS gene encoding sulfur carrier protein ThiS, which gives rise to MEILVNGTPHLVAEGTTAAQLLVILDLQGKRLALEINQTLVPRSQFDSLVLQPHDTVEIVHAIGGG
- the tatC gene encoding twin-arginine translocase subunit TatC; protein product: MTNPSNGTPQEAGFKAFLEHLIELRDRLLRIVIAIVAVFILLSPFVQDLYNWLSDPLMRYLPEGEKLIAIGVASPFLIPFKLALMVAFLLTLPYTFYQIWGFIAPGLYQHEKRLVTPLLLSSVGLFYVGMAFAYFLVIPMISKAAVAFAPSNVNPTPDIAAYLDFTVAMFLAFGLSFETPVATILLIGMGVVSVETLTRARPYIIVGAFVIAMFLTPPDVVSQILMAIPIWLLFELGLLLSRVFGKHIERFKVDKAEHDTAQTIHKDDLPVATGAATVARAAATTTAWEDDQHIFEETVPVQSTDDEAFRPLTDAEMEAELERMDAEFKRMEDNFRQQEEDGKSN
- the tatA gene encoding twin-arginine translocase TatA/TatE family subunit gives rise to the protein MHFSPLQLILVLVIVILLFGTKKLRNMGGDLGEAFKNFRKAVKDGDETETPKAEQPASTQVPHQDQAGRVIDSEAKEKDKV